A window of the Citrus sinensis cultivar Valencia sweet orange chromosome 9, DVS_A1.0, whole genome shotgun sequence genome harbors these coding sequences:
- the LOC102626776 gene encoding uncharacterized protein LOC102626776, with translation MKKWMCSIGFFKFLLTFLLIVSAAQAKECTNAYPELASHTFRSNLLSSKNESYIKQIHSHNDHLTPSDDSAWLSLMPRKILREEEQDESFSWAMLYRKIKNPGQFKVPERSGEFLKEVSLHDVRLGSDSMHWRAQQTNLEYLLMLDVDKLVWNFRKTARLPAPGEQYGGWEEPSCELRGHFVGHYLSASALMWASTHNESLKEKMSAVVSALSACQKETGSGYLSAFPTEQFDRLEALIPVWAPYYTIHKILAGLLDQYTYADNAEALRMTTWMVEYFYNRVQNVIKKYSIERHWQTLNEEAGGMNDVLYKLFSITQDPKHLMLAHLFDKPCFLGLLALQADDISGFHSNTHIPIVIGSQMRYEVTGDQLHKTISMFFMDIVNSSHTYATGGTSVGEFWSDPKRLASNLDSNTEESCTTYNMLKVSRHLFRWTKEIAYADYYERSLTNGVLGIQRGTEPGVMIYLLPLAPGSSKERSYHHWGTPFDSFWCCYGTGIESFSKLGDSIYFEEEGKYPGVYIIQYISSRLDWKSGQIVVNQKVDPVVSWDPYLRVTLTFSSKGSGLTTSLNLRIPTWTSSNGAKATLNGQDLPLPSPGNFLSVTKTWSSDDKLTIQLPLTLRTEAIQDDRPEYASIQAILYGPYVLAGHSIGDWDITKSATSLSDWITPIPASYNSQLITFTQEYGNTKFVLTNSNQSITMEKFPKSGTDAALHATFRLILNDSSGSEFSSLNDFIGKSVMLEPFDSPGMLVIQHETDDELVVTDSFIAQGSSVFHLVAGLDGGDRTVSLESETYKGCFVYTAFNLQSSESTKLGCISESTEAGFNNAASFVIEKGLSEYHPISFVAKGANRNFLLAPLLSLRDESYSVYFDFQS, from the exons ATGAAAAAATGGATGTGTTCAATCGGGTTCTTCAAATTCTTGCTCACGTTTCTCCTCATCGTGTCAGCTGCTCAGGCTAAAGAGTGTACAAACGCTTATCCTGAATTAGCATCACATACATTCAGAAGCAACCTCTTGTCATCCAAAAATGAATCATATATAAAACAGATTCACTCTCATAATGATCATCTGACGCCGTCGGATGACTCGGCGTGGCTGAGTTTGATGCCGAGGAAGATCCTGAGAGAGGAGGAACAGGATGAGTCGTTCAGCTGGGCGATGCTGTACAGGAAGATTAAGAATCCGGGTCAGTTTAAAGTGCCTGAACGATCTGGAGAGTTTCTGAAGGAAGTATCACTGCATGATGTTCGGTTGGGTTCTGATTCGATGCATTGGCGTGCACAGCAAACGAATTTGGAGTATCTGTTGATGCTTGATGTTGATAAATTGGTATGGAATTTTCGAAAAACTGCCCGTTTGCCGGCGCCGGGGGAGCAATACGGCGGCTGGGAGGAACCATCCTGCGAGCTCCGGGGCCATTTTGTTG GGCATTACTTAAGTGCATCGGCATTAATGTGGGCAAGCACTCACAATGAAAGTCTCAAAGAGAAAATGTCTGCTGTTGTCTCTGCTCTGTCAGCTTGCCAGAAAGAAACCGGTTCGGGGTATCTTTCTGCTTTCCCAACTGAACAATTTGATCGCCTTGAAGCACTAATTCCTGTCTGGGCTCCATATTATACAATTCACAAG ATCTTGGCAGGCTTACTGGATCAATACACATATGCGGATAACGCTGAAGCACTGAGGATGACAACATGGATGGTTGAGTATTTCTACAATCGAGTGCAGAACGTGATAAAAAAGTACAGTATTGAAAGGCACTGGCAGACACTTAATGAAGAAGCTGGCGGCATGAATGATGTGCTGTACAAATTATTTAGCATAACG CAAGATCCAAAGCACTTAATGTTGGCTCACCTTTTTGACAAACCATGCTTTCTGGGTTTACTTGCACTACAG GCTGATGACATTTCTGGTTTTCATTCAAATACACACATCCCTATTGTTATTGGATCTCAAATGCGATATGAAGTAACGGGTGATCAACTTCACAAG ACGATATCGATGTTCTTCATGGATATTGTTAACTCTTCTCATACCTATGCAACAGGAGGGACATCAGTTGGAGAGTTCTG GTCAGACCCGAAGCGACTGGCAAGCAATCTGGATTCAAACACTGAAGAATCATGCACAACTTATAATATGTTAAAG GTCTCCCGTCATCTGTTTAGATGGACAAAAGAAATTGCATATGCAGATTATTATGAGCGTTCCCTAACAAACGGTGTTCTAGGCATCCAACGAGGAACCGAGCCTGGAGTGATGATTTATCTGCTTCCTCTAGCCCCTGGAAGTTCCAAAGAAAGAAGTTATCATCATTGGGGAACACCATTTGATTCATTTTGGTGCTGTTATGGCACAG GAATTGAATCATTCTCAAAGTTGGGAGATTCCATATATTTTGAGGAGGAAGGAAAATATCCTGGTGTGTACATCATCCAGTATATATCAAGCAGACTTGATTGGAAATCCGGACAGATTGTTGTGAATCAGAAAGTTGATCCTGTTGTCTCTTGGGATCCTTATCTTCGTGTCACATTGACCTTTTCTTCAAAG GGGTCAGGCCTAACAACTTCCTTGAATTTGCGAATACCAACTTGGACGAGTTCAAATGGAGCAAAGGCAACATTAAATGGCCAGGATTTGCCTCTACCATCTCCAG GCAATTTTCTATCCGTCACTAAAACATGGAGCTCGGACGACAAATTAACCATTCAGCTGCCTCTCACTCTGAGGACAGAGGCTATTCAAG aTGATCGGCCTGAGTATGCTTCTATTCAGGCAATTCTTTATGGTCCTTATGTGCTTGCGGGTCATAGCATTGGAGACTGGGACATAACTAAGTCTGCTACATCACTTTCGGATTGGATAACTCCAATTCCTGCCTCGTACAATTCTCAGCTTATTACTTTCACCCAAGAATACGGAAacacaaaatttgttttaacaaaCTCAAACCAATCAATCACGATGGAAAAATTTCCTAAATCTGGAACTGATGCTGCTCTTCACGCCACATTCAGACTCATCTTGAATGATTCATCTGGCTCTGAATTTTCATCACTCAACGATTTTATTGGCAAATCCGTTATGCTAGAGCCATTTGATTCTCCAGGAATGCTTGTAATTCAGCATGAAACTGATGACGAACTTGTTGTCACAGATTCTTTTATTGCTCAAGGCTCTTCTGTTTTTCATCTGGTTGCCGGATTGGACGGAGGGGACAGAACAGTATCTTTGGAGTCAGAAACCTACAAAGGCTGCTTCGTCTATACTGCGTTTAACTTGCAATCGAGTGAAAGCACGAAGCTGGGTTGCATTTCAGAGTCAACAGAGGCCGGATTTAACAATGCAGCCAGCTTTGTAATAGAAAAAGGATTGAGTGAGTATCATCCCATCAGCTTCGTGGCAAAAGGAGCAAATAGGAACTTTCTTCTGGCGCCATTGCTGAGCTTAAGAGATGAATCTTACAGTGTTTATTTCGACTTTCAATcttga